The Streptomyces sp. DG1A-41 genomic sequence TGGGACGCCCGCTCGGAGCAGGCGCTGAGCCCCGCGGCCACGTCTGAGCCCGCCCCGGAGGCGGCCGCCGACCGCAAGCCGTCCGCCCCGCGTCGCGGTGCCGCCGACCCCGTGAAGGCGCTGATGCACCGTCACCGGGAGCTCTGCGAACGCGCGGTGGACCCCCTGGAGATCGCGGCGGGCCTGGAGGCGCACGGCATCACCGACCGGACCGCCGCCCGCTTCCGCCACCGGGACGTCTTCTCCCTCGCGGAGGAGATGTACGCGCGGGTCTCCCGGGACGGGGACGCACCCCCGCTCTCGGCGCTCGCCGCTCCACGGGCACGCGCCGACTGGGCCCTGCTGACGCTCCTGCCGGGCACGCTGTGCGCCGCCGCCGTGGCCGCCGTGCACCTCACCCACGGCCAGTCGCGCCTGTTCGCGGCGGCGGCCGGCACCCTCGCCGTGGTCCTGGCCCTCCGCGCTGCTCTGCGCCGAGGCCCCCTGAGCAGACCCGACCGTACAGCCCCCGGCCGGGCCAGGACCTGGACCACATGGCTCGTCGCCTACGCCGTCCTGGGCAACGGTCTGCTCGACAGCGCCGTCGCCGGAGGCCCCGACGGCCTGCCCACCGGCACGGCCGACGGCCCCTGGCCCCTCACCACCGCCCCCGTCCTGGCCCTCGCCCTGGCCTGCGCGCCCGCCGCCTGGACCGCCCACCTCTTCACCGTGCGCGCCCGCCGCAAACTCGCGGCCAGCCACGGCCTGGAGGACTTCGCCGCCGCCGTACGACCGCTCCTGCTGGGCGGGTTCGCCCTGTTCCTGGGCGCCCTGGCGGCCCTGCTCACGCTCTGCGCCGCAGTCCTCGACGAGCCCGCGGCCCACGCGGAGGCCCTCACCCTGGGTGCCCTCCTCTTCCTGGCCCGCCTCCTCACCACGCACGGTTTCGCCTACGCCCCGGCCGTGGTCCTCACCGCCACGGCCACGATCCAGGCCGCCGCCCTCGCCGCGGTCTTCACCTCCCGCCTCCCCGCCTGCGGCTTCCTGGCCATCCCCGTCGAAAGCCTCGTCACCACATGGGGCGCCGGCAGCGTCCCCGCCCTCGCCTGTGGTGCGGCGGCCCTCGCCCTCCTGGTCCACGCGACCCGCAAGCTGACCAGGGCCTCGGCCCACGCACCACCGGAGCCCTCCCCGTGAGCGCAGCTGCCACCGGCCCCGTCGCCAGCGGCAGCACTCCTCACATCCCTTCCTTCCCCACCTCCCTTTCCGCCTCAAGGAGAACCCGCATGACCACCCGCCCAGCAGCCCCGGCCGCCCCGGGAGCCGCGCGATGAGAGTCCTGCTGATCGGAGCCAACGGCTACATCGGGCGCTTCGTCGCCGACCGCCTGCTCGCCGACCCGGCCGTGCAACTCACCGCCCTCGGCCGCGGCGACGACGCCGACGTCCGCTTCGACCTCGCGTCCGGCAGCCCCGGCGCCCTCACCCGCTTCCTCGACGCGGTCCACCCGGGCGTCGTCGTCAACTGCGCCGGCGCCACCAGGGGCGGTGCCCGCGAGCTCACCCGCCACAACACCGTCGCCGTGGCCACCGTCTGCGAGGCCCTGCGCCGCAGCGGCTGCGGGGCCCGTCTGGTGCAGATCGGGTGCAGCGCCGAGTACGGCCCCAGCCAGCCCGGCTCCTCCACGGCGGAGGACGCCGTCCCCCGGCCCGGCGGGCCGTACGGCGTCAGCAAACTGGCCGCCACCGAACTGGTCCTCGGCTCCGGCCTGGACGCCGTCGTCCTGCGCGTCTTCTCACCGGCCGGGCCCGGCACCCCCGCCGGCTCACCACTGGGCCTGGCTCGCCGAGGCCATGCGCCGCGCCATGCAGTCCGGCGACGGCGAGCTGAAACTCGGCGGCCTCGGCGCGCAGCGCGACTTCGTCGACGTCCGGGACGTGGCCCGCGCCGTCCACGCCGCCTCGCTCTCCGCCGCGCAGGGCGTCATCAACATCGGCTCCGGCCGCGCCGTACGCCTGCGCGACGCCGCCGCGGTCCTCGCCCGCGTGGCCGGATACGGCGGCGCCCTCCATGAACTCGACGGCCCTCCCGGTGCCCTGCGCCCGGCCATCGGCCACCCCCGCCCCGACCCGGACCACGCGCCCTCGGTCGCGTACCCGTACCCGGACGGCTGCGGCAGCTGGCAGCAGGCCGATGTGCGCACAGCCCGCGACCGGCTCGGCTGGCGCCCCCGGATCGGCCTGGAGGAGTCCCTCGCCGACATCTGGATGGAGGCCGCATGCCGCATCTGACCAGCAGCCGGCCCCACACCTCCGGCACGGAACTCCGCCCCGGCGTCGGAGTCCCCGGCTACGCGCACCCCCTCCTCGCCCCCACCGAGTGGGGCGCACTCACCCGCCCCGGCACCCCGCTGCACTGGGTGGTCCTCAACGTGGCCGACGGTCCCGGCGCCCGGCCCGACCCGCACTGCCTGGAGGCGGCCGGCCGCCTGCGCAACGCGGGCATCCGCGTCCTCGGCCGCCTCGACACCCGCTACGGCACCCGGAACTTCGGAGAGCTGATCTCGGATGCCCACCGGTTCGTCGACTGGTACCAGGTCGACGGCTTCCTCCTGGAGCGCTGCCCGGCGGACCACGTCGGGCTGCCCGAGGTGCGCCGTACGGTCGCCACGCTCCGCGTGATTCGTGACGATGCCCACATCATCCTCGGCCACGGCATCCACCCGCACCCGGGCTACACCGGGCTCGCCGACCAGCTCGTCACCTTCTCCGGCCCGTGGAACGACTACCGATGGTCGCAGGTGGCCGAGTGGACCGCCGACCATCCGCCCGAGCGCTTCTGCCACTTCGTCCACGGAGTGTCCCGCCCGCACCTGGCGGAGGCACTGCGCATCGCCCGCCGACAGGGCGCCGGGACGATCTGGTTCACGGACCAGACGGACGACGGCGGCCGCACCGACCCCTGGGAGACCATGCCCGGCTACTGGGACGAAATCGTCTCGCGTATCGGAACAGGTGTCTCGGAATGAAAAAGCGCATGGCACTGTTACGGGGAGAACAACCGTAGTGATTGACCGACCAACGGAGTCCCCGTGTCGCTGCCACCCCTGGTCGAGCCGGCTTCCGAGCTCACCGTAGACGAGGTCCGCAGGTACTCCCGCCACCTGATCATCCCCGACGTCGGGATGGACGGGCAGAAGCGGCTGAAGAACGCCAAGGTGCTGTGTGTGGGCGCCGGCGGCCTGGGCTCGCCGGCGCTGATGTACCTGGCCGCCGCGGGCGTGGGCACGCTCGGCATCGTGGAGTTCGACGAGGTCGACGAGTCGAACCTGCAGCGCCAGATCATCCACAGCCAGTCCGACATCGGCCGCTCCAAGGCCGAGTCCGCCCGCGACAGCGTCAAGGGCATCAACCCGTACGTGAACGTGATCCTTCACGAGGAGCGGCTCGAGGCCGACAACGTGATGGACATCTTCAGCCAGTACGACCTGATCGTCGACGGCACGGACAACTTCGCGACCCGCTACCTGGTCAACGACGCCTGCGTGCTGCTGAACAAGCCGTACGTGTGGGGCTCGATCTACCGCTTCGACGGCCAGGCCTCCGTCTTCTGGTCCGAGCACGGGCCCTGCTACCGCTGCCTGTACCCGGAGCCCCCGCCCCCCGGCATGGTCCCCTCCTGCGCCGAGGGCGGCGTCCTGGGCGTACTGTGCGCGTCCATCGGCTCCATCCAGGTCAACGAGGCCATCAAGCTGCTCGCCGGCATCGGTGAGCCGCTGGTCGGCCGGCTGATGATCTACGACGCCCTGGAGATGCAGTACCGCCAGGTCAAGGTCCGCAAGGACCCGGACTGCGCGGTCTGCGGCGAGAACCCGACCGTCACCGAACTCATCGACTACGAGGCCTTCTGCGGCGTCGTCTCCGAGGAGGCCCAGGCGGCGGCGGCCGACTCCACGATCACTCCCAAGCAGCTCAAGGAGTGGATCGACGACGGCGAGAGCATCGACATCATCGATGTCCGCGAGCCGAACGAGTACGAGATCGTCTCCATCCCGGGCGCCCGACTGATCCCGAAGAACGAGTTCCTCATGGGCACCGCCCTGGAGAGCCTCCCGCAGGACAAGAAGATCGTCCTGCACTGCAAGACGGGTGTCCGCAGTGCGGAAGTCCTCGCGGTCCTTAAGTCCGCGGGCTTCTCGGACGCGGTCCACGTCGGCGGCGGCGTGATCGGCTGGGTCAACCAGATCGAGCCGGACAAGCCGGTGTACTGACCGGACGGGCCGGCGTACCGGGCCGTATCCGGTTTCCCTTCCCGAGCGGCGGGGGCTTCGCGCACCACGGGTGCCCGGAGCCCCCGCCGTCGTCATGAGCAGACCTTGCCGTCCTGTGGCACCGTGCCGTCCAGCAGATACGCGTCCACCGTGGAGTCGACACAGTCGCTGCCGCTGCCGTACGCGCCATGTCCCTCGCCCCGCCAGGTGAGCATCACTCCGACGCCCTTGCCCAGCTCGTCGGCCATCCTCCGGGCACCCTCGTACGGGGTGGCCGGGTCGCCGGTGTTGCCGACCACCAGGACCGGTGCCGCGTCGGGTGCTCTCACCTCCGGGGTGTCGTGCTGTCCGGGCACCGGCCAGTCGTGGCACCAGCCGGCCGTGTCCCAGCCGAGGAACGTCCCGAAGACCGGGGAGATCTTCTCGAACTCCGGCAGTAGCTTCCTGGTGGTCGCCGCGGTCGGCCGCTGCCTGTCGTCCAGGCACGATATGACCCGTTGCGCGTGGGTCGTCGTGCCGTAGCGTCCCGACGGGTCGCGTTCGTTGTAGCGGTCGGCGAGGGCCAGCAGCTCCGAGCCGTCTCCCCGCTCGGCCGCGTCGAGGGCGCTGGTCAGCGTCGGCCAGCTGTCCTTGCTGTACAGCGGCAGGATGATGCCGGTGACCGCGAGCGTCTGTGTCAGCTTCCGCCCGGGCGTGGCCGTCTGAAGGGGCCGGGCGTCGATCCGGCGCAGCAGGTCCGCGATCTTCCGCGAGCCCTCCTCCGGGTCCTGGCCCGTGGACGTCAGATAGCCGTTCAGCGCGCGCTGGAAGCCCCTGGCCTGGTTCTTGGCATGTCCCACCGCGTCGGCGCCGGGGTCGACGACCGCGTCCAGGGTCATCCGGCCCACGTTCTTCGGGAACAGGTGCGCATACGTGCCGCCCAGTTCGGTGCCGTAGGAGATGCCGAAGTAGTGCATCTTCTCGTCGCCGAGGACCTCCCGTATGCGGTCCATGTCGCGGGCCGAGTCGGTCGTCGACACATGCGCCATCAGCTTCCCGGCGTCCTTCCGGCAGCCCTTGCCGAAGTCGGCGGCGTCCTGGAAGTAGGCCTTCTCCTCTGCGGGTGTGTCCGGGGTGACGTCCACCGACTCGGCTGCCTGGATCTCCTTGTCGCCGCGGCAGCGCACCCCTTCGCTGGCGCCGACCCCGCGCGGGTCCCAGCTCACCAGGTCGTACCGCTCACGCAGCCGGGAGACGGTCGGGGCGTGGGACGGCATCATGGACACGCCCGAGGCGCCGGGGCCGCCGAAGTTGAACAGGAGCGAGCCGGCGCGGTCGTCACCGCGGGCCTTGGCGCGGATCAGCGACAGCGCGATCGTCTCGCCGTCCGGCTTCGACCAGTCCAGCGGCACCTTCAGCGTCGCGCACTGCCAGTCGCTGCTCGGCGCGGGGGCGTCGGCTGTGGCCTTGCAGCGGCCCCAGGAGACCCCGCCCCCGTCGTCGTCCGACGAGCCGCCGCTGCACCCCGCGGCGAGCAGTGCCGAGGCGACCGTCAGAGCGGTCCACCGTGCGAAACGCGTCATGTGCCCATCCCCCTCGCAGGCCGTCCGCATCGTGCCGCGGATGGCGGTCAGGCCATGGTAGGCAGATCCCGCGTCGGCCGTCGCAGCCTGTGGATAACCTTCTGACCTGTGTGTTTGCCGAGCTCGGGGTTGATCTCAGGTACAGATCGTCCCCGCCCGGGGCACCTTTCCGTCCAGCAGATAGCCGTTCACCGCGTCCTGCACGCACTTGTTCTTGCTGTCGTACGCGCCGTGCCCCTGCCCCCGGTACGTCAGCTCCACCCCGACCCCCGCGCCCAGCGCCTCCGCCATCTTCCGCGCGCCCTCGTACGGGGTGGCCGGGTCGCCGGTGTTGCCGACGACCAGGATCGGCGCCGAGCCCGGCGCGCTCACCTCCGGGTGGTCGGCGGCACCCGGCACGGG encodes the following:
- a CDS encoding alpha/beta hydrolase, whose amino-acid sequence is MTRFARWTALTVASALLAAGCSGGSSDDDGGGVSWGRCKATADAPAPSSDWQCATLKVPLDWSKPDGETIALSLIRAKARGDDRAGSLLFNFGGPGASGVSMMPSHAPTVSRLRERYDLVSWDPRGVGASEGVRCRGDKEIQAAESVDVTPDTPAEEKAYFQDAADFGKGCRKDAGKLMAHVSTTDSARDMDRIREVLGDEKMHYFGISYGTELGGTYAHLFPKNVGRMTLDAVVDPGADAVGHAKNQARGFQRALNGYLTSTGQDPEEGSRKIADLLRRIDARPLQTATPGRKLTQTLAVTGIILPLYSKDSWPTLTSALDAAERGDGSELLALADRYNERDPSGRYGTTTHAQRVISCLDDRQRPTAATTRKLLPEFEKISPVFGTFLGWDTAGWCHDWPVPGQHDTPEVRAPDAAPVLVVGNTGDPATPYEGARRMADELGKGVGVMLTWRGEGHGAYGSGSDCVDSTVDAYLLDGTVPQDGKVCS
- a CDS encoding spherulation-specific family 4 protein, with the protein product MPHLTSSRPHTSGTELRPGVGVPGYAHPLLAPTEWGALTRPGTPLHWVVLNVADGPGARPDPHCLEAAGRLRNAGIRVLGRLDTRYGTRNFGELISDAHRFVDWYQVDGFLLERCPADHVGLPEVRRTVATLRVIRDDAHIILGHGIHPHPGYTGLADQLVTFSGPWNDYRWSQVAEWTADHPPERFCHFVHGVSRPHLAEALRIARRQGAGTIWFTDQTDDGGRTDPWETMPGYWDEIVSRIGTGVSE
- the moeZ gene encoding adenylyltransferase/sulfurtransferase MoeZ; its protein translation is MSLPPLVEPASELTVDEVRRYSRHLIIPDVGMDGQKRLKNAKVLCVGAGGLGSPALMYLAAAGVGTLGIVEFDEVDESNLQRQIIHSQSDIGRSKAESARDSVKGINPYVNVILHEERLEADNVMDIFSQYDLIVDGTDNFATRYLVNDACVLLNKPYVWGSIYRFDGQASVFWSEHGPCYRCLYPEPPPPGMVPSCAEGGVLGVLCASIGSIQVNEAIKLLAGIGEPLVGRLMIYDALEMQYRQVKVRKDPDCAVCGENPTVTELIDYEAFCGVVSEEAQAAAADSTITPKQLKEWIDDGESIDIIDVREPNEYEIVSIPGARLIPKNEFLMGTALESLPQDKKIVLHCKTGVRSAEVLAVLKSAGFSDAVHVGGGVIGWVNQIEPDKPVY